DNA from Clostridia bacterium:
GCCCGGCCTGTTCTCCCCCAGATCGATCGCGAGGCCGGTCTGATGCTCACTGCATCCTGGGATCGCAACATACTTCTGCGTGAAGTCCTTTCCATGATCGCGCATCGAACCGGTGTATATGTCCCGCTGTTCCTGTATGGTGCGATAGCCGCTTACGGGCACGATTTGATCCTCACAGCCCAAGTGGGCGATGACTTCTGCCAGCATTCTTGCCGTCTGTCTTTCCAATAGGATGTGCGGATAGCCAGGTTGAACCGGCATGAGGTTCTCATCTGCTGGCTCGCACTTAAGTGGATGCGATGGATTGACCAGGACCAGGCTGCCTTTGGCGATGTCCTTTGCGTTGAGCTTCAGCGTTCTCATCGGTCGATCGCCAGCCTTATCAGCGCATCGACGATCTGCTCAAAGGTCATCCCAATGCCCTTCAGCATGTTGGGATAGCGGCTATGGGCGGTGAAGCCGGGGATGGTGTTGACCTCGTTGAAGACGATCTCCTTATCCGGAGTGAGGAACAGATCAACCCGCGCGTATCCCGCGCAGTTGAGGGCCCTGTAGATCGTGGCCGCTGTCTGCTTAATGCGCGCAGCGGCATCAGGGTCGATGCGTGCAGGCATATGGATTTTCGAGGTCTTCAGTGTGTATTTCTCCGTGTAATCAAAGAAGCCGTGGGATAGCTCGATTTCGTCCAGCTCGCCCAGTGTGAGCAGGTCATTGCCGAGGACGGCGCAGCCAACCTCAAAGCCGTCGATGGATTCCTCTATGATGACCTTGCGGTCGTGCTCAAACGCAGCGGCAACTGCGTCGGGAAGCTCACTTTCTTGCAATACCTTTGTGATGCCGAAGGAGGAACCCGCATTCGCCGGTTTTACAAACAGCGGGTGTTTCAGGGGCGCAACTCGCTGTAGCAGCTCGGCATCGGAAACCCTGGAGCTGAGCACAATGGAGGGAGGCACTTTCACCCCGGCTGCTGCCACGACCGTATGGGCAATGTCCTTGTCCATGCACATGGCTGAACTCAACGTGCCGCATCCGACACAGGGGATGCCCGCCATTTCCAGTAACCCCTGCACCGTCCCATCCTCGCCGTTTTTGCCGTGCAAGACAGGAAAGGCCACATCGATTCGGGTCGCGATCACCTTGCCGCCACTCAGTTCAAGTATTCCGTGCACGTTTCTATCGGGAGAGATAACGGCCGGAATACAGTCGCCCGGGTTCATCCACGTGTTGTCCCGAATTCGCTCCACAGGGCCGTTGTACTTCATCCAAGCCCCGTCGCGGGTGATTCCGAGCAACAGGACATCGTACTTTGCGGGGTTGAGACTGGTGATCACTGCGTGAGCGGATTGTAGGGATACTTCATACTCAGTGGAACACCCGCCGAACAGCACGGCTACACTTATTCGTCCCATGTGATCTCTCCTCGCCTGATGCCATTTGGGAACAACAAAGGCCTATCTGAACCGGCAGCCTAACCTTACCGGAATCAAAC
Protein-coding regions in this window:
- the vanG gene encoding D-alanine--D-serine ligase VanG — translated: MGRISVAVLFGGCSTEYEVSLQSAHAVITSLNPAKYDVLLLGITRDGAWMKYNGPVERIRDNTWMNPGDCIPAVISPDRNVHGILELSGGKVIATRIDVAFPVLHGKNGEDGTVQGLLEMAGIPCVGCGTLSSAMCMDKDIAHTVVAAAGVKVPPSIVLSSRVSDAELLQRVAPLKHPLFVKPANAGSSFGITKVLQESELPDAVAAAFEHDRKVIIEESIDGFEVGCAVLGNDLLTLGELDEIELSHGFFDYTEKYTLKTSKIHMPARIDPDAAARIKQTAATIYRALNCAGYARVDLFLTPDKEIVFNEVNTIPGFTAHSRYPNMLKGIGMTFEQIVDALIRLAIDR